A part of Brassica rapa cultivar Chiifu-401-42 chromosome A05, CAAS_Brap_v3.01, whole genome shotgun sequence genomic DNA contains:
- the LOC117134233 gene encoding uncharacterized protein LOC117134233 codes for MARPRRAPVRTEAEITRDAIAELQAQMQTIAAALHNLNVQQQPPVRDNVERASNNDAEDDDEANLFAAAAAEHVNPFTPLNDRVLGQDNIRGAAAVVPWETGFKTEIPEFHGNSSAEELLDWIVTVEEILEFKRAPMERCVPLLTMRFRNRAAAWWIQLKTTRARLGKPKIMSWDKLKSKLKKTFLPYNYDQLMFQRLHHIRQGTRSVAEYSQEFFLLLTRVDIQDSERQLAARFTAGLRQQIQHTINLFNPLTLSEAHQQALTIESQTKSNYSWSASRTTRPVQQQQSTNLADDSLPQQTETALVPLTDKTTTRPSSLRCFACGEIGHRQANCPKRNRRGLLLDAAGKDVEVIYDEEIAENLEETEDLIADTGPCLMMRRVCLAPRHIDDNPQRHNLFHSKCTIAGKVCKFIIDSGSSENVVAEDVVNKLNLTTELHPYPYKLAWLDKKTDLTITRRALISYSVGGTFQDQIYCDVAPMDACHLLLGRPWLFDHRVKHDGYHNTYSFRFNDKNFTLQPSLPEKQSLLSSPVLILQRKPFEQEMREEGRVLILLNSPVNTSLPQIPDSFKGLLTKFQDVFPDELPTGLPPLRDIQHRIDLVPDAILPNRAHYRMSPSEHEELRRQVEDLITKGYLRESLSPCAVPALLIPKKMDHGECVSIAVLSIRLQSAIDFQYHVLMIY; via the coding sequence ATGGCAAGACCTCGACGAGCACCTGTTCGAACCGAAGCAGAAATCACCCGTGATGCAATCGCTGAGCTTCAGGCTCAGATGCAAACTATCGCCGCCGCCCTCCACAACCTTAATGTTCAACAACAACCACCAGTTCGCGATAATGTTGAACGTGCGAGCAACAACGATGCAGAAGACGATGACGAAGCAAACCTATTTGCCGCCGCAGCAGCAGAACATGTGAACCCCTTCACTCCTCTCAACGACCGTGTACTCGGTCAAGATAACATTCGCGGTGCAGCAGCTGTTGTTCCATGGGAAACAGGATTCAAAACAGAGATTCCAGAGTTCCATGGCAACTCATCCGCCGAAGAACTTCTCGATTGGATAGTCACAGTTGAAGAAATTCTTGAATTCAAGAGAGCACCAATGGAACGTTGTGTTCCGTTGTTAACAATGCGATTCCGCAACAGAGCAGCAGCATGGTGGATACAACTAAAAACTACACGAGCCCGTCTTGGAAAACCCAAGATCATGTCATGGGATAAGCTTAaatcaaaacttaaaaagacATTCTTGCCTTACAACTATGATCAGCTAATGTTCCAACGACTACATCATATTCGTCAAGGAACTCGTTCAGTTGCTGAATATTcccaagaattttttttgctgCTTACAAGAGTTGATATTCAAGATTCAGAACGACAGTTGGCTGCTCGATTCACTGCCGGCCTGCGTCAACAGATCCAGCACACTATCAACTTGTTTAATCCACTGACCTTATCAGAAGCTCACCAACAGGCACTCACCATTGAATCTCAAACTAAAAGCAATTACTCTTGGTCTGCGTCTCGTACTACCCGACCTGTTCAGCAACAGCAGTCTACAAATTTAGCCGATGATTCGCTTCCTCAACAAACTGAAACTGCCCTCGTGCCTTTAACGGATAAGACAACAACTCGACCATCTTCACTACGATGTTTCGCTTGCGGAGAGATTGGTCATCGACAAGCCAATTGTCCGAAAAGAAATCGCAGGGGACTTCTTCTTGATGCCGCTGGCAAGGACGTAGAGGTTATTTATGATGAGGAAATTGCAGAAAATCTAGAAGAAACAGAGGACCTGATCGCAGATACTGGTCCTTGTTTGATGATGCGACGTGTTTGCCTTGCTCCACGCCATATTGATGACAATCCACAACGCCATAACCTGTTCCACTCGAAGTGTACTATTGCCGGCAAGGTTTGCAAATTTATTATTGACTCGGGAAGTAGTGAAAACGTAGTGGCAGAGGACGTTGTCAACAAACTCAATCTGACAACAGAACTTCATCCATATCCATATAAACTCGCATGGCTAGACAAGAAGACAGACTTGACCATTACTCGACGTGCTCTCATATCATATTCAGTTGGTGGCACATTCCAGGATCAAATTTATTGTGATGTAGCACCGATGGACGCTTGTCATCTTCTCTTAGGACGCCCTTGGCTATTTGATCATCGAGTAAAACACGATGGTTATCACAATACCTATAGCTTCCGTTTCAACGATAAAAACTTCACACTGCAACCCTCTTTACCTGAGAAGCAGAGTTTACTGTCCTCACCAGTCCTTATTCTCCAACGCAAACCTTTTGAGCAAGAGATGCGAGAAGAGGGACGTGTTCTGATCCTGCTGAACTCACCAGTCAACACATCTTTACCACAAATTCCGGATAGCTTTAAAGGTCTGTTGACCAAGTTTCAGGACGTCTTCCCCGACGAGTTACCAACTGGCCTTCCTCCTCTAAGAGATATTCAACACCGTATTGATCTAGTTCCAGATGCTATCCTACCTAATCGAGCTCATTACCGTATGAGTCCAAGTGAGCATGAAGAACTACGACGACAAGTTGAGGATCTCATCACGAAAGGATACTTGCGCGAGAGTTTGAGTCCGTGTGCAGTTCCAGCTTTGCTCATACCAAAAAAGATGGATCATGGAGAATGTGTGTCGATAGCCGTGCTATCAATAAGATTACAGTCCGCTATCGATTTCCAATACCACGTCTTGATGATCTATTAG